The genomic interval CCGCCGAGCCGCCCTTGAGCGACCCGATCTCGACACCGAGGGGGCCCGTGTTCTCTGTAGTCGTCATAACCGGATGCTAACTCCGGTAAATGTCGTTCTCCCCACGGGCCCATGAGCCTCTGCACTCACGGGCCCACACCCCCCTGTGCTCACGGGCCCACACACCCCCGTACTCACAGCCCCGCCGCCTTCACCACGACCTCCCCCGCCGCCGTCCGCGAATACAGCACCGACCGCCCCGCCCGCCGCCGCTCCACCAGACCCGCGTCCAGCAGCACCCGCAGATGCCGCCCCACCGAACCCAGCGCCTGCCCGGTCACGGCGGTCAGCTGGCTGGTGCTCATCGGGGAGCCGAGCAGCATCAGCACGGCCGCCCGCGAGGGGCCCAGCAGCGCGCCCAGGCTCTCGGGCACCGCGCGCGAGCCGTGGTCGGCGAGGACGCCCGCGCACGGGTAGACGATGGCGTACCGGTCCGGTGCCTCCCACGACACCCATCCGCTCTTCGGCGTGACGGGCATGAGGAGCAGCTCCGCGCCGGAGACCTCCCGCGGTGGATTCGCGTGCAGGTTGATCTGTAGCCGGCTCTCCCCGAGCCACCGCGTCCGCCCCGGCTGAAGGGCGTCCAGCACGGCCGCCCAGCCGCCCTGGCTCACCTGCGCGGTCCGGGCGACCACATCGGCCTCCAGGACCCGCCGGCGCCGCGCCCAGTGCGGCCGTACGGTCTCCTCCCAGACGTACTCCAGGAGACGGGCCGCCCGCTCGGGCAGGTCGTCGCGCTCCAGGGCGGCGGGGTGCGGCCCGGCGAGCGAGACGCGGAGGTTGTCCCGCGCGTCCTCGGGCCGGGTCTCCCGGACCCGCGCGACGGTCTCGGCGAACGACTCCCGGTCCGTCTGGGTCGGGCAGAAGAAGTCGGCGATCCAGGACCGCCCGAGCGCGGCCCGCACCAGCGCTCCGGTGGCCGGGTCGGCCGCCAACAGCGCCCGGTAGCCCGGCAGATGGTCGCGCAGCCACGCTTGTTCGCCGGGGTGCGCGCCCACCCCCGCGTGCAGCAGTTTCAGCGCGGCGAAGGTCTCCGCGAACGACGACAGCACGAACCGGCTCCGGGCCAGGGTGTCCGCGTTGAGCTGCCACAACCCCATTCGCCCACCCCCGTGTTTCGCGTCCGGGCGAAAGAATAGGACCCCTGCCCGCACCCCCGCAGACTCCGCGCATGCGCAGCTACCGCGAGCTCTTCCGCACCCCCGAATACACCCCGTTCTTCTTCTCCTTCGCCGCCCAGAACGCGGCCCTCACGATCAGCGGCCTGGCGCTCGCGACCCTCGTCTACAGGGCGACGGCCTCGCCCTTACTGTCGGCCGTGAGCATGTTCGGCCCGCAGCTCGCCCAGATGCTGGGCGCGACGTTCTTCCTCTCGGGCGCCGACCGTCTGCCCCCACGGGTCACCCTGACCGGCATCAACACCGCCTTCGCCGGCTGTACGGTCCTGCTGGCGCTCCCCGGTCTGCCGATCGGCGCGATCTTCGCCGTCGTGTTCCTCCAGGGCCTGATCGCCTCCCTGGGCGGCGGGGTGAGCGGCGGCCTGCTGAACGAGATCCTGCCCAAGAACGGCTACCTGCTGGGCCGTTCGGTCTTCAACATGGCCTCGGGCCTGATGCAGGTGACGGGCTTCGCGACGGGCGGAGCCCTCCTGGCGCTGCTCTCTCCCCGCGTCTGTCTCCTCCTCGCGGCGGCGCTGTACGCGACGACGGCCCTGGTCCTCCGCCTCGGCCTGTCGGCCCGCCCACCCCGCGCGGCGGGCCGCCCGTCGGTGGCCGCGACCTGGCGCACGAACGCCCTCCTGTGGTCCTCCCGCCCCCGCCGCCTCACCTACCTCGGCATGTGGATCCCCAACGGCCTGATCGTCGGCTGCGAATCCCTCTACGTCTCCTACGACTCCGGTTCCGCCGGAGTCCTGTTCGCGAGCGCGGCCCTGGGCATGTTCGTGGGCGACCTGACCCTGGGCCGCTTCATCCCGCGCACCCTGCGCACCCGCCTGGACATCCCCCTCCGCCTCCTCCTGGCCACCCCGTACCTGCTGTTCGCCCTCCACCCGGGCCTGCTCTGGTCCGCCCTGGCGGTCTGCGTCGCCTCCATCGGCTACGGCGCGAGCCTCGTCCTCCAGGAACGCCTGATGGAACTCACCCCCGACGAACTCGCGGGCCACGCCCTCGGCCTCCGTTCCGCAGGCATGCTCACCATGCAGGGCGTCGGCGCGGCCCTCGCGGGCACGGTCGCCCAACTCACCTCACCGGCAACGGCGATGACCCTGATGGCCGTGGCGTCGGCAGCGGTGACCCTGGTACTGGCGGTGCTCGGCCGGCAGGTACGGGGGGAGGTCGCGGAGGTGCAAACGGCTTAAGGGGAAGAGGTGTTGGGGCGCCCGGCGGGAGGGGCAAGAACCGTGCCGGGCGCCCCGTCGTCTTCCCTTTCCCTACGCCGGCCATCGGTCGCGGAGTCACGCATGTCGAGGGAGCACCTGTTGCCGCTGGAGTCCTCGTCACCTCAACCACCGGGGGCCGGCGCCTTGTTGGGGTACTGCGGCTGCCTTGGAGACGCGCCCCCGGGCCGCCGCATCGTCATGCCCGCCGGGGGACCCCTTGTTGACATCGGAGTCGCCATGGCGGCCCCGGAGCACCGCCCCGCTTCCCCGCGCCGGCCACCGCATCGCCGCGCCCGCCGAGGGGAGCCCCCGTTGAATCCCGAGCCGTCGTCGCCCCAACCCCCAGAAGCCGCAGCCCTGTTGAGGTTCCTCACGGCAGCCCCGGAGGAGCGCCCCCGCCTCGCCCCGCGCGTCGCGGACGCGGTCGGCGTCGAGGCCCTGGAACGGATCGTCCAGGCGACCCTCGCCCGCACCGGCCGCCCCGTCACCGTGGCGGACAGCCCCGACGGCCTGCTCGTGACCGGTGAGGAGGGTCAGGTGCGTGCCTGGGCCCGTGTGACGTCGGATGGTGAACTCGCCGCCCTGTACCTCGAAGGCGGCCTCCACACCCCGGCCCGCAGGCGCCGACTCCGGCTGCCGTACGGCCTGTTGGTCGTTCTGCTCGCCCTCTGCAACGTCGTCGCCCTCTGGACGGCGACCGACCGCACCGCCTGGTTCACCGACCTGACGGTCCTCGCCGTCTGCTGCGTCCTCGCCGAAGGCCTCGGTGCCCCCGCCCAGCAGCCGCGCCTGCCGCGTCGTACGGTCGAGGCGGGAGTCGTCGTAGCCGCCCTCGGGTCCGTGTTCCGGCTGGGCGGACTGCCGTCGGGGGACGGGGTGTTGGGGCTTGCGGGCGGGGGCGTACTGCTGGTGGCGCTCGTCGTGCTGGTCGCCGTCGCGCGGATGTACACCTGGCGGGCACCGCTCTCGCGGCCGTTGCGGTTTCCGTTGGAGGGGGAGTGGTACGTCGTTCACGGTGGGGGCCGGCCGCTCAATCATCATGCCCGGATACCCGAACAGCGGGGCGCGGTCGACCTGGTGGGGCTGGGGCGGTACGGGACCCGTACGCGCCGCGACCACGAGCTGAGCGCGTTCGCCGCCTACGGACGGGCCGTGCGGGCCCCGTGCGACGGGCTGGTGATTTCCGCCGAGGGGGCGATCGAGGACCAGGACGCGCGGCCGGGCGGGCGTGCTCGCTATCAACCCCTGTACGGGAACCACGTGTTCATCGACACGGGGCGGGAGATCGTCAAACTGGCCCATCTGCGGGCCGGTTCACTGACGGTGAGCCTGGGGGAGACGGTGCGCGTGGGGCAACTCATAGGAGAGACAGGCAATTCCGGCAACACCAGCGAGCCGCATCTCCACCTGCACGCGGAGCGTGACGGGGTCGGCCTCGACCTGCGGTTCACCGATGTTCCGGGGCGGCTGTACCGGGGGAGGGTGATCCGTGCTTTTAGGTGACCACAGGCATCCTTGACAGCGTGCGTACTGTTTCGCGACGTTTGAGCCCTGCCGAACTGTTCGTGTCTCGTCGTACCTTGGGATACGTAGGCAGGACGCGGACGACGCGTCGTGGGGGAAATGTGGGGGGACGGTCGCCCATGCGATCCATGCGATCCGCCGGCAAGGCGGACATCACGATCCACAGACCGGAGGAGCTCACCACCACGCTCCGCCAGGCCTGGCACAAGGCGATGGACGAGTCGCCGGACTACGCGAACCCTTTCCTGGCACCGGAGTTCGCGGACGGCGTCGGCCGCCACCGCGGCGGCGCGCAGGTGGCGGTTCTGCACGAGGGCGGGGAGCCGGTCGGCTTCTTCCCGTACGAGCGCAACCCCGTCGGCGTCGGCCGGGCCATCGGGCTGGGCCTCTCCGACTGCCAGGCCCTGGTGCACCGGCCCGGTGTCACCTGGGACGTCCAGCAACTCCTGCGGGCCTGCGGCCTGTCGGTCTTCGAGTTCGACCATCTCGTCGAGGAGCAGCAGCCGTTCGGCCGCCACGTCACCGGCACCTTCGCGTCCCCGGTGATCGACCTGAAGGACGGCGACGGCGAGGTCCCCTACCCGGAGTGGCTGCGCGGCGCGTACCCGGGCATCGCCAAGACGACCCTGAAGAAGGAACGCCGCCTCGGCCGCGACCTCGGCGAGATGCGCTTCGTGTACGACGAACGCGACCCCGAGGTGCTGCACACGCTGATGCGCTGGAAGTCGGCCCAGTACCGCAGGACCGGCCGCATGGACCGTTTCGCGCGCCCGTGGATCGTGGACCTGGTGGACCACCTGTTCCGCGTCCGCGAGGAACACTTCACCGGCATCCTGTCGGTCCTCTACGCCGGCGACCGCCCCGTGGCGGCCCACTTCGGCCCGACGTCCCGCACGCTGTTCGCCGCCTGGTTCACGGCGTACGACCCCGAACTCCGGTACTACTCCCCGGGGTTGATCATGCACCTCAGGATGGCCGAGGAGGCGGGCCGGCACGGCGTGCGTCTCATGGACCTGGGGCGCGGCGACAAGGAGTGGAAGGACTGGCTCAAGACCCGCGAGCTGCGGGTCGGCGAGGGCTTCGCGACCCGCCCCCACCCGGTCGCGGCGGCCCACCGTCTGTGGCGCCGCCCGGTCCGCGGCCTGCGCAACACGGTCCTGGCGCACCAGTCCCTGCGCGACCCGGCGGACCGTCTCCTCAAGACGGTGGGCACGCTGCGTACGACGGGCAGGGTGCCGTCGAAGAAGTGACGATGCGGCACGATCCATCGGCGAGGGGCCCTGGACCGGAAGGTCGGGGCCTCTTTCGCGCTCCGGGCCGGTCGGGTCGTAGGAGATCCGCCCCCGTCACCTGTACGACAGGCGCTCGTGGTAGACAACGCCGATGATGGTCGGGGCTGTTGTGCCCGGCCCGCGGGCGACCGCGCGACAACAGGAAGGGGTAACCCGTGCTTCTGAAGACCTTCCGCTGGTCGTTCGCGGTCACCGCGCTCGGCCTGGCCCTGGGAGTCTGGTACGGCGGCTGGACGGCGTTCGGGGTCATCGCGATCCTGGCCGTGCTGGAGATCTCGCTGTCGTTCGACAACGCGGTGGTCAACGCCGGGATCCTGAAGAAGATGTCGGCCTTCTGGCAGAAGATCTTCCTCACGGTGGGCGTCCTGATCGCGGTCTTCGGGATGCGGCTGGCGTTCCCGGTCGTGATCGTCGCGGTGACGGCGAAGCTCAATCCGTACGACGCGGTCCACCTGGCCCTGACCGACAAGAACCGCTACGAACAGCTGGTCACCGACGCGCACCCGGCGATCGCGGCCTTCGGCGGCATGTTCCTGCTGATGATCTTCCTGGACTTCATCTTCGAGGACCGCGACATCAAGTGGCTCGGCTGGCTGGAACGCCCCCTGGCCAGGCTCGGCAAGGTCGACATGCTGTCGGTCTGCATCGCCCTGATCGTCCTCCTCGTCACCTCGTTCACCTTCGCGGCCCACGCCCACCAGCACGGTGGCGCCCACGCGGACAAGGCCCAGACGGTTCTGGTCTCGGGCATCGCCGGTCTGATCACGTACATGATCGTCGGCGGCCTCTCGGGCTTCTTCGAGGACCGGTTGGAGGCGGAGGAGGAACGGGAGCGGGAGAGCGACCGCTCGGCGGTCGTCCTCGCCGGCCAGGCCGCGTTCTTCATGTTCCTGTACCTCGAAGTCCTCGACGCGTCCTTCTCCTTCGACGGCGTGATCGGCGCGTTCGCCATCACCAACGACATCGTGCTGATGGCGCTGGGCCTGGGCATCGGCGCGATGTACGTCCGTTCCCTGACGGTGTACCTGGTCCGCCAGGGCACCCTCGACGACTACGTCTACCTGGAGCACGGCGCGCACTACGCGATCGGCGCCCTGGCCGTGATCCTGATGGTGACCATCCAGTACCAGATCAACGAGGTCATCACCGGGCTCGTGGGGGTCGTGCTGATCGGGTGGTCGTTCTGGTCATCGGTGCGGCGGAACCGGGCGCTGGCGGAGGGGGAGGGGACGGCTGAGCCCGTGGACGCGACGAAGGTTCCGTAGCCGGGTCGGCTGGCCGGCTGCCGCTCGCCCGGTACTCCGCGGTCAGTCGAACCAGACGACGAGCCGCACGTTCTCCGCGCCGTGGAGTCCGCCGAGCGTCCGCATGACCTCCCACGTGGGCCGCCAGTAGCTGGCGTCTCCCGCGACCGCACGACGGCTGCGCGTGCCGGAACGGTCGGTCTCGTCCCAGTCGGCGGCGGCCAGTTCGTCCCCGGTGATCCAGGTGGTGCTGTGGACATGGTCGGGCCCGCCGTACGCGGCGAAGGTGGCGCGCATCTCGTCGGAGGCGTCCACCGGCAGCCCTCGCCCCTCGGCCAGCGGCCGGAACCCGTAGGAGTTGCGCACCCCGAAGAGACAGGCGAGCGCGTCGTACGCGTTGCCGGTGTCGAGGACGATCAGATCGATCGCGCCCACCCAGACGGAGTCCTCGTCGTCCACGCCCCAGATCCGGGCGCCCGGCCTGCACTCGATCATTCCGCTCACGTCGGTGGACATGCTCGGATTGTGGCGGGCGGGGGCGGCGGTTGTCCTGCGGGTTCACGGCGTGCGCTGCGCCCCGCGCGCCACCCTCACGTGGGCATTCCCCGCTCCGCCAGGCCGCTCTCGTACGCGATGATGACCAGCTGGGCGCGGTCGCGGGCGGGGAGTTTGGTCAGGAGGCTGCCGATGTGGGTCTTCACGGTCGGCATGCTGATGGTGAGGTGCTCGGAGATCTCGGCGTTGGAGAGGCCGTTGGCGATCAGGGCGAGGACCTCGTGTTCGCGTTTGGTGAGGCCGACCAGGCGGGGCGCGGGACGCGGGGTCTCGCCCCGGCGGGAGAAGTTGGCGATCAGACGGCGGGTGACC from Streptomyces sp. NBC_01288 carries:
- a CDS encoding MFS transporter, which encodes MRSYRELFRTPEYTPFFFSFAAQNAALTISGLALATLVYRATASPLLSAVSMFGPQLAQMLGATFFLSGADRLPPRVTLTGINTAFAGCTVLLALPGLPIGAIFAVVFLQGLIASLGGGVSGGLLNEILPKNGYLLGRSVFNMASGLMQVTGFATGGALLALLSPRVCLLLAAALYATTALVLRLGLSARPPRAAGRPSVAATWRTNALLWSSRPRRLTYLGMWIPNGLIVGCESLYVSYDSGSAGVLFASAALGMFVGDLTLGRFIPRTLRTRLDIPLRLLLATPYLLFALHPGLLWSALAVCVASIGYGASLVLQERLMELTPDELAGHALGLRSAGMLTMQGVGAALAGTVAQLTSPATAMTLMAVASAAVTLVLAVLGRQVRGEVAEVQTA
- a CDS encoding GNAT family N-acetyltransferase gives rise to the protein MRSAGKADITIHRPEELTTTLRQAWHKAMDESPDYANPFLAPEFADGVGRHRGGAQVAVLHEGGEPVGFFPYERNPVGVGRAIGLGLSDCQALVHRPGVTWDVQQLLRACGLSVFEFDHLVEEQQPFGRHVTGTFASPVIDLKDGDGEVPYPEWLRGAYPGIAKTTLKKERRLGRDLGEMRFVYDERDPEVLHTLMRWKSAQYRRTGRMDRFARPWIVDLVDHLFRVREEHFTGILSVLYAGDRPVAAHFGPTSRTLFAAWFTAYDPELRYYSPGLIMHLRMAEEAGRHGVRLMDLGRGDKEWKDWLKTRELRVGEGFATRPHPVAAAHRLWRRPVRGLRNTVLAHQSLRDPADRLLKTVGTLRTTGRVPSKK
- a CDS encoding M23 family metallopeptidase, with the translated sequence MNPEPSSPQPPEAAALLRFLTAAPEERPRLAPRVADAVGVEALERIVQATLARTGRPVTVADSPDGLLVTGEEGQVRAWARVTSDGELAALYLEGGLHTPARRRRLRLPYGLLVVLLALCNVVALWTATDRTAWFTDLTVLAVCCVLAEGLGAPAQQPRLPRRTVEAGVVVAALGSVFRLGGLPSGDGVLGLAGGGVLLVALVVLVAVARMYTWRAPLSRPLRFPLEGEWYVVHGGGRPLNHHARIPEQRGAVDLVGLGRYGTRTRRDHELSAFAAYGRAVRAPCDGLVISAEGAIEDQDARPGGRARYQPLYGNHVFIDTGREIVKLAHLRAGSLTVSLGETVRVGQLIGETGNSGNTSEPHLHLHAERDGVGLDLRFTDVPGRLYRGRVIRAFR
- a CDS encoding DUF475 domain-containing protein; the protein is MLLKTFRWSFAVTALGLALGVWYGGWTAFGVIAILAVLEISLSFDNAVVNAGILKKMSAFWQKIFLTVGVLIAVFGMRLAFPVVIVAVTAKLNPYDAVHLALTDKNRYEQLVTDAHPAIAAFGGMFLLMIFLDFIFEDRDIKWLGWLERPLARLGKVDMLSVCIALIVLLVTSFTFAAHAHQHGGAHADKAQTVLVSGIAGLITYMIVGGLSGFFEDRLEAEEERERESDRSAVVLAGQAAFFMFLYLEVLDASFSFDGVIGAFAITNDIVLMALGLGIGAMYVRSLTVYLVRQGTLDDYVYLEHGAHYAIGALAVILMVTIQYQINEVITGLVGVVLIGWSFWSSVRRNRALAEGEGTAEPVDATKVP
- a CDS encoding ArsR/SmtB family transcription factor, producing the protein MGLWQLNADTLARSRFVLSSFAETFAALKLLHAGVGAHPGEQAWLRDHLPGYRALLAADPATGALVRAALGRSWIADFFCPTQTDRESFAETVARVRETRPEDARDNLRVSLAGPHPAALERDDLPERAARLLEYVWEETVRPHWARRRRVLEADVVARTAQVSQGGWAAVLDALQPGRTRWLGESRLQINLHANPPREVSGAELLLMPVTPKSGWVSWEAPDRYAIVYPCAGVLADHGSRAVPESLGALLGPSRAAVLMLLGSPMSTSQLTAVTGQALGSVGRHLRVLLDAGLVERRRAGRSVLYSRTAAGEVVVKAAGL